The proteins below come from a single Vanessa cardui chromosome 7, ilVanCard2.1, whole genome shotgun sequence genomic window:
- the LOC124531182 gene encoding mitochondrial uncoupling protein Bmcp, with protein sequence MGDSDWRPFIYGGLASIVAEFGTFPIDTTKTRLQIQGQKIDPRHVELRYTGMVDCFVKTSKQEGIKALYCGIWPAVLRQATYGTIKFGTYYSLKQALAARRADGGANEHLPTNTFCAAFAGGLSSAIANPTDVLKVRMQVGDEKRNLVRCFAEMYRVEGARGLWRGVGPTAQRAALIAAVELPVYDAAKRRLTPPLGDAPLNHLLSSLLASLGSAVASTPLDVVRTRLMNQRKTKDGVVDSSVRIYKGTIDCFMQTVRNEGFLALYKGFVPTWLRMGPWNVIFFITYEQLKRFY encoded by the exons ATGGGAGATAGCGACTGGAGACCTTTTATTTATGGCGGCCTTGCGTCGATCGTCGCCGAGTTCG GTACATTCCCCATTGACACAACAAAAACTCGCCTGCAAATCCAGGGTCAGAAGATAGACCCTCGCCATGTGGAGCTACGTTACACTGGCATGGTGGACTGTTTTGTGAAAACTTCTAAACAGGAGGGCATAAAGGCGTTGTATTGTGG CATCTGGCCGGCGGTGCTGCGCCAGGCGACGTACGGCACCATCAAGTTCGGCACGTACTACTCGCTGAAGCAGGCGctggcggcgcggcgcgcggacGGCGGCGCTAACGAGCACCTGCCCACCAATACGTTCTGCGCGGCCTTCGCGGGCGGCCTGTCCAGCGCCATCGCCAACCCCACCGACGTGCTCAAAGTCCGCATGCAG GTGGGCGACGAGAAGCGCAACCTGGTGCGGTGCTTCGCGGAGATGTACCGCGTGGAGGGGGCGCGCGGGCTGTGGCGCGGCGTGGGCCCCACGGCGCAGCGCGCGGCGCTCATCGCGGCCGTGGAGCTGCCCGTGTACGACGCCGCCAAGCGCCGCCTCACGCCGCCGCTGGGCGACGCGCCGCTCAACCACCTGCTGTCCAGCCTGCTGGCCAGCCTCGGCAGCGCCGTCGCCAGCACGCCGCTCGACGTCGTCCGG ACGCGGCTGATGAACCAAAGAAAGACTAAGGACGGCGTGGTCGATTCCAGCGTGAGGATATATAAGGGCACGATTGACTGCTTCATGCAG ACGGTCCGCAATGAGGGCTTCCTGGCTCTGTACAAGGGCTTCGTGCCCACGTGGCTGCGGATGGGGCCTTGGAATGTCATATTCTTCATCACCTACGAGCAGCTCAAGCGATTCTACTGA
- the LOC124531277 gene encoding proteolipid protein 2-like, with the protein MFDHFAHGTPVTAEPLPPRKVLRFDKGYWKTMPGILKIIELVCNIAGFICIKISWAWLSAIFYNILYWVGNIITAFLFLMYTFHFVEKYDRWPWHKLEFFFCSVMSLSYIGTSIFATTIGESVGYAVGFFGLCAIIAYGFDAYLKYKGWKRGLPPQ; encoded by the exons ATGTTTGATCACTTTGCCCATGGCACACCAGTTACCGCAGAACCTCTGCCTCCCCGAAAAGTTTTAAGGTTTGATAAGGGTTATTGGAAGACAATGCCAGGAATCTTGAAAATAATAGAACTG gtaTGCAATATCGccggttttatatgtataaagatatCCTGGGCTTGGCTGTCAgcgatattttacaatattttatattgggtGGGAAATATTATCACAGCATTCCTGTTCCTCATGTATACATTTCACTTTGTGGAGAAGTATGACCGCTGGCCCTGGCACAAGCTGGAGTTCTTCTTCTGTTCAGTGATGTCATTGTCGTACATTGGTACATCTATATTTGCAACAACAATTGGAGAAAGCGTTGGGTATGCTGTTGGG TTCTTTGGCTTATGTGCTATTATAGCATATGGATTTGatgcatatttaaaatacaagggaTGGAAAAGAGGACTGCCACCACAATGA
- the LOC124531333 gene encoding CKLF-like MARVEL transmembrane domain-containing protein 4 produces the protein MASPQNQHPQSMGSTNVIFRTDIRFDSSYLRTTPGIFKATAIVLNLLGFICIQSSAFWSNGRGVYFNVVAHLGLWFTGILLVMYLFHVVEKYHNFMWLKVEMIACGILSFLYLIASTIVVAFGSAAYSAAGFFGYLAMVLYGFDAFLKGRAIKAGELAQGSLVLTKQTHVTTPPALP, from the exons ATGGCTTCTCCTCAAAACCAGCACCCTCAGAGTATGGGATCGACAAATGTTATATTCCGAACTGATATACGCTTTGATTCAAGTTACCTGAGGACCACACCGGGAATTTTTAAAGCAACTGCTATT GTCCTCAACCTTCTTGGTTTCATTTGCATCCAATCGTCAGCATTCTGGTCGAATGGACGGGGCGTCTACTTCAACGTGGTCGCACATCTGGGTCTCTGGTTCACCGGTATCCTGCTAGTGATGTATCTGTTCCACGTGGTTGAAAAGTATCACAACTTCATGTGGCTCAAGGTTGAGATGATCGCGTGCGGGATACTGTCATTCCTGTATTTGATAGCGTCTACTATCGTCGTTGCTTTTGGATCGGCTGCGTATTCAGCTGCTGGG TTCTTTGGTTACCTGGCGATGGTTCTATACGGTTTCGACGCGTTTCTCAAAGGTCGGGCCATCAAAGCGGGGGAACTCGCACAAGGCTCTCTCGTGCTTACCAAGCAGACACACGTCACCACTCCACCTGCGCTGCCCTAA
- the LOC124531184 gene encoding CKLF-like MARVEL transmembrane domain-containing protein 4, with the protein MVEGGFPGQHTTTTMVTSSTTVQTNIRFDPLYVRTIPGILKVVQVVCSLVGFICIQCSYLNTASKGVYFSWISMIAFWFTGILLGFYLFHIVEKFYKIPWLKIEFVFTALWTLLYLIAAILAVTVHDNPHSAAAFFGFSATLAYALDAFLKWRGVRAGGLAQGTRVVSKQTTSVAPPREAY; encoded by the exons ATGGTAGAAGGAGGCTTCCCCGGGCAACACACTACCACCACTATGGTGACATCAAGCACAACGGTTCAGACGAACATACGATTTGATCCATTGTATGTGAGGACTATACCGGGAATCCTTAAAGTTGTACAAGTG GTGTGCAGTCTCGTAGGGTTCATATGTATTCAGTGCTCCTACCTGAACACCGCCAGCAAGGGCGTGTACTTCAGCTGGATCTCCATGATCGCGTTCTGGTTCACCGGTATCCTGCTGGGCTTCTACCTATTCCACATCGTGGAAAAGTTCTACAAGATACCGTGGCTGAAGATCGAATTCGTGTTCACGGCCCTCTGGACGCTGCTGTACCTCATAGCGGCCATACTCGCCGTCACCGTGCACGATAATCCACATTCCGCTGCAGCG TTCTTCGGGTTCTCGGCGACGCTGGCGTACGCGCTGGACGCGTTCCTGAAGTGGCGCGGCGTGCGCGCGGGCGGGCTGGCGCAGGGCACGCGCGTCGTGTCCAAGCAGACCACGTCCGTGGCGCCGCCGCGAGAGGCCTACTAG
- the LOC124530920 gene encoding conserved oligomeric Golgi complex subunit 4 has translation MSLTLLLEKYDVSTEEGLQKALNEIEKEEAEVDEALSNALSRSCTLEGRLRTASQAYTKLGEVKNDAQVAADMVDKTAALARDVSAKVRQLDLARSRVAECQRRVHDLIDLTVCSAGVETAIKAHDYETAAGHVARFLSMEPGSVAAARARGAPDPRRDMDAAARTLRDHLVRKFEEAAKRDDDAAVERLFKLFPQIGRAEEGVDLLAKYLATQLEASVRRAGAVERGGAGEFAAALTRALEAGAAAVERARAALAEHAAPRAPALLPAALRLLQPKVCSGARRVCSELLASSRASGEQYGDPRAAEPALTELALAHSRLQLYFGFLRRRPELMPTTNEADKEACSAAIEKIISECDVTRVAQDVLSHYLTLERYFLEESVNKALKMSAAQAGATTSSLVDDVFFIARKVIRRGISTGSADGACAVLNEAGAQLERCGVALRRRLAAPPPDPLPLPPPPRRRRDAARHPPRDDAPRALYLALTDDAENGAEWAERLAEEACAEAEALWRSGGDVHSGRAKLRSCAAGLGAAAGTFRAARDLALAALRAALLPVLSDWADALVDPDTDIEDLEEEAGALPAALDVLAEAARAQLPRSADTLLTSVLGELLTRAEDAMLRNYYDRRGALCAERRCRRLAVWAGGALAGSRERAGQLAGAAAVLAVERAAHAPDALPAAALPPARLRDLLARRTDFKLEDIKRLKL, from the exons GCAGCTGACATGGTGGATAAAACTGCGGCACTGGCGAGAGATGTTAGCGCTAAAGTGCGCCAATTAGATCTTGcaagg TCCCGTGTTGCTGAATGTCAGAGAAGAGTTCATGATCTGATAGACCTCACAGTTTGCAGTGCTGGTGTAGAGACAGCTATTAAGGCACATGATTATGAAACAG CGGCGGGCCACGTGGCGCGCTTCCTCAGCATGGAGCCCGGCTCCgtggcggcggcgcgcgcgcgcgggGCGCCCGACCCGCGCCGCGACATGGACGCCGCCGCGCGCACGCTGCGCGACCACCTCGTGCGCAA ATTCGAGGAAGCAGCGAAAAGAGACGACGACGCCGCAGTCGAGCGGCTGTTCAAGCTGTTCCCGCAGATCGGCCGGGCGGAGGAGGGCGTCGACTTGCTCGCCAAGTATCTGGCCACACAG CTGGAGGCGAGCGTGCGGCGCGCGGGCGCCGtggagcgcggcggcgcgggcgagTTCGCGGCGGCGCTCACGCGCGCGCTGGAGGCGGGCGCCGCCGCCGTGgagcgcgcgcgcgccgcgctggCCGAGCACGCGGCGCCGCGCGCGCCCGCGCTGCTGCCCGCCGCGCTGCGCCTGCTGCAGCCCAAG GTGTGCAGCGGCGCGCGACGCGTCTGCTCGGAGCTGCTGGCGAGCTCGCGCGCGAGCGGCGAGCAGTACGGCGACCCGCGCGCGGCCGAGCCGGCGCTCACGGAGCTGGCGCTGGCGCACTCGCGGCTGCAGCTCTACTTCGGCTTCCTGCGGAGGCGGCCCGAG TTGATGCCGACGACAAACGAAGCCGACAAGGAGGCGTGCTCGGCAGCGATAGAGAAGATCATTTCCGAGTGCGACGTCACGAGGGTCGCTCAGGATGTTCTAAGCCACTATTTGACTCTGGAGcg ATATTTCTTAGAGGAAAGCGTGAACAAAGCGCTGAAGATGTCGGCGGCGCAGGCCGGAGCGACCACCTCGAGTCTGGTGGACGACGTGTTCTTCATCGCCAGGAAAGTTATAAG GCGCGGCATCTCCACGGGCAGCGCGGACGGCGCGTGCGCCGTGCTCAACGAGGCGGGCGCGCAGCTCGAGCGCTGCGGCGTGGCGCTGCGCCGCCGCctcgccgcgccgccgcccgacCCGCTGCCgctgccgccgccgccgcgccgccgccgcgacGCCGCCCGCCACCCGCCGCGCGACGACGCGCCGCGCGCGCTCTACCTG GCGCTCACCGACGACGCGGAGAACGGCGCCGAGTGGGCGGAGCGCCTGGCCGAGGAGGCGTGCGCGGAGGCGGAGGCGCTGTGGCGCTCGGGCGGCGACGTGCACAGCGGGCGCGCCAAGCTGCGCTCGTGCGCCGCGGGGCTGGGCGCGGCCGCCGGCACGTTCCGCGCCGCGCGCGACCTGGCGCTGGCCGCGCTGCGCGCCGCGCTGCTGCCCGTGCTCAGCGACTGGGCCGACGCGCTCGTCGACCCCGACACCGACATCG AGGACCTGGAGGAGGAGGCGGGCGCGCTGCCGGCGGCGCTGGACGTGCTGGCGGAGGCGGCGCGGGCGCAGCTGCCGCGCTCGGCGGACACGCTGCTGACGTCAGTGCTGGGGGAGCTGCTGACTCGAGCGGAGGATGCTATGTTGCGCAATTACTACGATAGG CGCGGCGCGCTGTGCGCGGAGCGGCGCTGCCGGCGGCTGGCGGTGTGGGCGGGCGGCGCGCTGGCGGGCAGCCGCGAGCGCGCGGGGCAGCTGGCGGGCGCGGCCGCCGTGCTGGCCGTGGAGCGCGCCGCGCACGCGCCCGACGCGCTgcccgccgccgcgctgccGCCCGCGCGCCTGCGCGACCTGCTGGCGCGCCG aacGGACTTCAAACTAGAAGACATCAAACGCCTTAAACTGTAA